A DNA window from Patagioenas fasciata isolate bPatFas1 chromosome 1, bPatFas1.hap1, whole genome shotgun sequence contains the following coding sequences:
- the LOC136116342 gene encoding 2-oxoglutarate receptor 1-like, which yields MASERTNNFTALPGHADPLTSCKNEDFLQVKFYLCVLYGLIFLVCFPGNIVTISVYFFKMRPWKSSTIFMLNVAITDLLYIATLPFFIHYSVNGNNWVFGDLMCKFIHFCFYFNMYSGIIFLSSFSIFRFFVVVYPIKCLCVQNRKWAVVTCIVIWIISLVAISPLSILIATRETQNRTICPDLATAEVLDTSRLYNWLLTTFAFFLPMLTVTFCYVFIIYNLSTGPQTQASYKQKARRLAIVLLVVFYVCFLPLHILRELQLDLRVRPVSCHLKNKILLMFTIAKPFAALNTFGNLLLYVVTGDNFQQAILSLLKFQTNKSLK from the coding sequence ATGGCATCTGAACGCACCAACAATTTTACTGCTCTGCCAGGCCATGCAGACCCTTTGACAAGCTGCAAGAATGAAGATTTCTTACAAGTGAAATTCTATCTCTGTGTTCTTTATGGCCTAATCTTCCTGGTGTGCTTCCCAGGGAATATTGTgacaatttctgtttattttttcaagATGAGGCCCTGGAAAAGCAGCACCATCTTTATGTTAAATGTGGCTATTACTGACTTATTATATATAGCCACACTTCCTTTCTTTATACACTACTCTGTTAATGGAAATAACTGGGTATTTGGAGACTTAATGTGCAAGTTCATTCACTTTTGTTTCTACTTCAACATGTACAGTGGTATTATCTTCCTCAGCTCCTTCAGCATCTTCCGCTTTTTTGTAGTTGTCTATCCAATTAAATGCCTTTGTGTTCAAAACCGGAAATGGGCCGTGGTGACTTGCATAGTAATTTGGATTATTTCCCTGGTGGCCATCAGCCCCTTGAGCATCTTGATTGCCACAAGGGAGACACAGAACAGGACAATCTGCCCAGACCTGGCTACTGCTGAGGTCCTTGACACTAGTCGGTTGTATAACTGGCTGCTGACCACGTTTGCCTTCTTCTTGCCCATGCTGACGGTCACTTTTTGCTATGTGTTCATTATTTACAACTTGTCTACTGGGCCCCAGACACAGGCTTCCTACAAACAAAAGGCCCGCAGACTCGCCATCGTCCTCTTGGTGGTCTTCTATGTGTGCTTCCTCCCCTTGCACATCCTTCGAGAGCTTCAGCTGGATCTGCGAGTACGACCAGTCAGCTGCCACTTGAAGAACAAGATCCTTCTTATGTTTACTATAGCTAAACCTTTCGCAGCGTTAAATACTTTTGGAAATTTACTGCTCTATGTAGTGACGGGAGACAACTTCCAGCAGGCAATCCTCTCACTCCTCAAGTTTCAGACAAACAAGAGCCTGAAGTAG